A genomic stretch from Erigeron canadensis isolate Cc75 chromosome 9, C_canadensis_v1, whole genome shotgun sequence includes:
- the LOC122583668 gene encoding RING-H2 finger protein ATL51-like, translated as MAMDDFGSSSSSSSISQTSSTNSFFTPLLMSIMGIGATALAILFYHLLLVRYCMRRHAARMTALRNLAGEEIQTGVDEKTLLTIPIITYKKSDPIIMDQSECAVCLGDVENGDMVRLLPNCKHLFHVKCIDEWFVGHTSCPVCRVPVVGPDDESTRGCPVCNRSGATIVDDRSSFVSYEQDDAAVLEVIDNAGEFTSGPRILLRHCHSLILPGEKKGRLTGMELKRSLSMGQSNCVIIDINNVGNVDKDCTYYSSLRDESIRQFQRVKESITRMCVGVEGQRQGSTGNILPY; from the coding sequence ATGGCTATGGATGATTTTGGATCatcctcctcatcatcatcaatttcaCAAACTTCTTCCACAAATTCATTTTTTACACCTTTACTTATGTCCATTATGGGCATTGGTGCTACCGCTTTAGCCATACTTTTTTACCATCTTTTATTAGTTAGATATTGCATGAGAAGACATGCAGCACGAATGACAGCATTACGTAATTTAGCCGGGGAAGAAATCCAAACCGGAGTTGATGAGAAAACACTTCTAACAATACccataattacatataaaaaatccGACCCGATTATCATGGATCAATCCGAATGTGCGGTTTGTTTAGGTGATGTGGAAAATGGGGACATGGTTAGGTTGTTACCTAATTGTAAACATTTGTTTCATGTTAAATGTATTGATGAATGGTTTGTGGGACACACAAGCTGTCCTGTTTGTCGGGTCCCAGTAGTGGGACCTGACGACGAGTCAACTCGTGGTTGCCCCGTTTGTAATAGATCGGGAGCAACCATAGTTGATGATCGTTCCTCGTTCGTTTCTTACGAACAAGACGATGCTGCTGTATTAGAGGTTATTGATAATGCTGGTGAATTTACATCTGGACCACGAATATTGCTTCGGCATTGTCATTCTTTAATTTTACCGGGTGAAAAAAAGGGGAGATTAACGGGAATGGAGTTAAAAAGGTCATTATCAATGGGGCAAAGTAATTGTGTGATTATTGACATAAATAATGTTGGTAATGTGGATAAAGATTGTACGTATTATTCGTCGTTAAGAGACGAATCAATTAGGCAATTTCAACGTGTTAAGGAATCGATAACTCGAATGTGTGTAGGTGTCGAAGGACAAAGACAAGGGAGTACTGGCAATATTCTTCCATATTGA